The Elgaria multicarinata webbii isolate HBS135686 ecotype San Diego chromosome 1, rElgMul1.1.pri, whole genome shotgun sequence genome has a window encoding:
- the LOC134413302 gene encoding guanine nucleotide-binding protein G(I)/G(S)/G(O) subunit gamma-11 has translation MPAINIEDLSEKDKLKMEVEQLRKEVKLERQPVSKCSEEIKNYIEERSGEDPLVKGIPEDRNPFKEKGGCVVA, from the exons atgCCAGCAATCAATATAGAGGATCTGAGTGAAAAGGATAAACTGAAAATGGAAGTGGAACAGCTCCGGAAAGAAGTCAAGTTGGAAAGGCAACCT GTTTCTAAATGTTCAGAagaaattaaaaattacattgaAGAAAGATCTGGAGAAGACCCTTTGGTGAAAGGCATTCCGGAAGATAGGAatccttttaaagagaaaggaggaTGTGTTGTTGCTTAA